A region of Subdoligranulum variabile DNA encodes the following proteins:
- a CDS encoding sensor histidine kinase, producing MPLIVAAALLAVSVAFSILKRQRGYFLLAGLSASLFVYLLFTLIYIAKKGGIGEQMSFVLFVTAGFRRTLQFLQLTLPQLGYGMAIGRYLFPWLFLLTALDQSATVRTRSLRRFLLPTAVLPVLSLILYHPAIFLAIASDGSRQRIAVTFSLVWVFAYLVLGCAILLHGLRSTRIRYIRNLELIVRTLLISIAVLFAAYAPQDPAQVYLFYRETYMTSLGLWYLNPYLSPAMYLVILFINTGSLLLSIFSMMTVAKMEWSETQDDIRLERRYDIARTGGGVFMHGIKNQLLANRVLCRRLNEALEAEAPDLEQVRLCARQLADNTDGMLSHVQELYKSLKSNSLSMRLCSLDEIIDGAVKSLCKKYPAAAVEAAPPCGLSVLADPAHLQSALTNLLINGWESTVAAGRSDPLHLSVQEKNTFLVICVQDQGTGISKYDLKKIFEPFYSSKNSNSNWGMGLYYVRTIVKRHMGTLKVESCYGKGSSFYILLPKLLPEHTSRKGDVKS from the coding sequence ATGCCGTTGATCGTCGCTGCCGCCCTGTTGGCTGTATCGGTGGCCTTTTCAATTCTCAAGCGTCAAAGAGGCTATTTTCTGCTTGCGGGACTTTCCGCCAGCCTGTTCGTCTATCTGCTGTTCACCCTGATCTACATCGCCAAGAAAGGCGGCATCGGGGAACAGATGAGTTTTGTGCTGTTTGTGACGGCGGGGTTCCGCAGAACCCTGCAGTTCCTGCAGCTGACGCTGCCCCAGCTGGGCTACGGCATGGCCATCGGGCGCTACCTGTTCCCCTGGCTGTTCCTTCTCACGGCGCTGGACCAGTCCGCCACCGTTCGGACCCGGAGCCTGCGCAGGTTCCTCCTGCCCACCGCCGTGCTGCCGGTCCTGTCGCTGATCCTCTACCATCCCGCGATCTTCCTCGCCATCGCCTCGGACGGCAGCCGTCAGCGCATCGCCGTGACCTTCTCCCTGGTCTGGGTGTTCGCCTATCTGGTGCTGGGCTGCGCCATCCTCCTTCACGGCCTGCGCAGCACCCGCATCCGCTACATCCGCAATCTGGAACTCATCGTCCGGACGCTGCTCATCAGCATCGCGGTCCTCTTCGCCGCCTACGCGCCCCAGGATCCCGCCCAGGTCTACCTCTTCTACCGGGAAACCTACATGACCTCCCTGGGACTGTGGTACCTCAACCCCTATCTCTCCCCGGCCATGTATCTGGTCATCCTCTTCATCAACACCGGCTCACTGCTTCTGAGCATCTTCTCCATGATGACGGTGGCCAAGATGGAATGGAGCGAGACCCAGGATGACATCCGCCTGGAACGCAGGTACGACATCGCCCGCACCGGCGGCGGGGTCTTCATGCACGGCATCAAGAACCAGCTGCTGGCCAACCGGGTGCTCTGCCGCCGCCTGAACGAGGCGCTGGAGGCCGAAGCCCCCGATCTGGAGCAGGTCCGGCTGTGTGCCCGCCAGCTGGCCGACAACACCGACGGCATGCTCTCCCATGTGCAGGAGCTGTACAAGAGCCTGAAATCCAATTCCCTGTCCATGCGGCTGTGCAGCCTGGACGAGATCATTGACGGCGCGGTGAAAAGCCTCTGCAAAAAATATCCCGCCGCTGCGGTGGAGGCAGCCCCTCCCTGCGGGCTGTCGGTTCTGGCCGACCCCGCTCATCTGCAGTCGGCCTTGACCAATCTGCTCATCAACGGCTGGGAATCCACCGTTGCAGCCGGCCGCAGCGATCCGCTGCATCTGTCGGTGCAGGAAAAAAACACCTTTCTTGTCATCTGCGTGCAGGACCAGGGTACCGGCATCAGCAAGTATGACCTGAAAAAAATCTTCGAACCCTTTTATTCCAGCAAAAATTCCAACTCCAACTGGGGCATGGGCCTCTATTATGTCCGCACGATCGTCAAACGACATATGGGTACTCTCAAAGTGGAAAGCTGCTACGGCAAGGGCTCCAGTTTCTACATCCTGCTGCCCAAACTGCTTCCCGAGCATACCTCCAGAAAGGGGGACGTGAAATCATGA
- a CDS encoding response regulator transcription factor, which yields MSIRILVVDDNDILREDLCQQLAKQPDFTVVDSAATGAEAVEKALSLDCDLILMDIEMESIRAGIDATAQIHPQRPNVQIIYLTAHDSDDMILTAMATGAVDYFVKGSDTEELCRHIRMAYAGTPIMSAHTQEVMLREYSRLRRNEFSLLYFVNTLASLTPTERTLIRYLLQGLNARQISEIRVVGIETVKSQIHSIREKFGCSRTKEIVAFIRQLGLEHLFL from the coding sequence ATGAGTATCCGTATTCTTGTAGTGGACGACAACGACATTCTGCGGGAGGACCTGTGCCAGCAGCTGGCCAAACAGCCCGACTTCACGGTGGTGGACAGTGCGGCCACCGGCGCGGAGGCGGTGGAAAAGGCCCTGTCACTGGACTGCGACCTGATCCTCATGGACATCGAGATGGAGAGCATCCGCGCCGGCATCGACGCCACCGCCCAGATCCATCCCCAGCGTCCCAATGTGCAGATCATCTACCTCACCGCCCACGACAGCGACGACATGATCCTGACCGCCATGGCCACCGGCGCTGTGGACTACTTTGTGAAGGGCAGCGACACCGAAGAACTCTGCCGCCACATCCGCATGGCCTACGCGGGCACCCCCATCATGAGTGCCCATACCCAGGAGGTCATGCTGCGGGAATATTCCCGCCTGCGGCGCAACGAGTTCAGCCTGCTGTACTTTGTCAACACCCTGGCCTCCCTGACCCCCACCGAACGCACGCTCATCCGCTATCTGCTCCAGGGCCTCAACGCCCGCCAGATCAGCGAAATCCGCGTGGTGGGCATCGAGACCGTCAAATCCCAGATCCACAGCATCCGGGAAAAATTCGGCTGCTCCCGCACCAAGGAGATCGTGGCCTTTATCCGTCAGCTGGGTCTGGAACATCTGTTTTTGTAA
- a CDS encoding sugar phosphate isomerase family, with protein MDKAYYHISEAQLGEGAKIPLVKMESSEAVFRKMADMMADCILENNAAGRRTVFICPVGPVGQYPFFVERVNKERISLKNVWFFNMDEYLNDDGSYIDAASPLSFRGFMDRVVYTQIDPELVMPPEQRVFPDPADPARGDRMIEELGGVDIAFGGIGITGHLAFNEPQPELSCEEFAALPTRMLDIHAETRATNSVGDLGGALECMPKRCITIGMKQILSAKKIRLGVFRDWHRAVVRRAAYGDRTADFPATLAQTHPDAMILINDVASKQPY; from the coding sequence ATGGACAAGGCGTATTATCATATTTCCGAAGCGCAGCTGGGCGAAGGCGCCAAGATTCCTCTGGTCAAGATGGAGAGTTCCGAGGCCGTCTTCCGCAAGATGGCCGACATGATGGCGGACTGCATCCTGGAGAACAACGCTGCCGGCCGCCGCACCGTCTTCATCTGCCCCGTAGGCCCTGTGGGCCAGTACCCCTTCTTTGTGGAGCGGGTGAACAAGGAGCGCATCAGCCTGAAGAATGTCTGGTTCTTCAACATGGACGAGTACCTCAACGATGACGGCAGCTACATCGACGCCGCCAGCCCGCTGTCTTTCCGCGGCTTCATGGACCGGGTGGTCTACACCCAGATCGATCCCGAGCTGGTCATGCCCCCCGAGCAGCGGGTCTTCCCCGACCCCGCCGATCCCGCCCGCGGCGACCGTATGATCGAGGAGCTGGGCGGTGTGGACATCGCCTTCGGCGGCATCGGCATCACCGGTCACCTGGCCTTCAACGAGCCTCAGCCCGAGCTGAGCTGTGAGGAATTTGCCGCGCTGCCCACCCGCATGCTGGACATCCACGCCGAGACTCGCGCCACCAACTCGGTGGGCGACCTGGGCGGTGCCCTGGAATGCATGCCCAAGCGCTGCATCACCATCGGTATGAAGCAGATCCTCTCCGCAAAGAAGATCCGCCTGGGCGTCTTCCGTGACTGGCACCGCGCCGTGGTGCGCCGCGCCGCCTACGGCGACCGCACCGCCGACTTCCCCGCCACCCTGGCCCAGACCCATCCCGATGCCATGATTCTCATCAACGACGTTGCTTCCAAGCAGCCCTACTGA
- the nagA gene encoding N-acetylglucosamine-6-phosphate deacetylase produces MSDVLFKNAQVYRDHAFAPADVLVCGGKIDGIGPDLTAPAGCEVVDLAGLSLVPGFIDLHTHGGDGIDVNAATAQDLDKIGAFFARHGTTGWQCSILTDTEEQTLWCIDQAKAAMAAPASGAKLLGIHLEGPFLAPEYKGAMPESLLRKGDAALFHRYQQAAGGAIHYMTVSPEVEGMPEMIAQLAGEVTIAIGHSGADYETAMKAIANGAKVCTHTFNAMGLFHQHRPGMMGAALESDIYCEAICDGRHLHPGSVRMLLKCKGWDKVVAITDSIQAAGLPDGHYKLGVNDVVVVDGDAKLASTGVRAGSTLSQDTALRNIMAFTGHPAEDVIPLLSENPAKAVGLFGRKGSIETGKDADLVVYDSDWTVRRTIVGGATVYQA; encoded by the coding sequence ATGTCGGATGTTCTTTTCAAAAACGCCCAGGTCTACCGTGACCACGCCTTTGCGCCGGCGGACGTGCTGGTCTGCGGCGGCAAGATCGACGGCATCGGCCCCGATCTGACCGCCCCCGCCGGCTGTGAAGTCGTCGATCTGGCGGGGCTGTCCCTGGTACCCGGCTTCATCGACCTGCACACCCACGGCGGTGACGGCATCGACGTCAACGCCGCCACCGCCCAGGACCTGGACAAGATCGGCGCTTTCTTTGCCCGCCACGGCACCACCGGCTGGCAGTGCAGCATCCTCACCGATACCGAGGAGCAGACCCTGTGGTGCATCGACCAGGCCAAGGCCGCCATGGCCGCTCCGGCCAGCGGCGCCAAACTGCTGGGCATCCATCTGGAAGGCCCCTTCCTGGCCCCCGAGTACAAGGGCGCCATGCCGGAGAGCCTGCTGCGCAAGGGCGACGCCGCCCTGTTCCATCGCTACCAGCAGGCCGCCGGAGGCGCCATCCATTACATGACCGTCTCCCCCGAGGTGGAGGGCATGCCCGAGATGATCGCTCAGCTGGCCGGGGAGGTCACCATCGCCATCGGCCACTCCGGCGCCGACTACGAAACCGCCATGAAAGCCATCGCCAACGGGGCCAAGGTCTGCACCCACACCTTCAACGCCATGGGTCTGTTCCATCAGCACCGTCCCGGCATGATGGGCGCCGCCCTGGAGAGCGACATCTACTGCGAGGCCATCTGCGACGGCCGTCACCTGCATCCGGGCTCGGTGCGGATGCTGCTCAAGTGCAAGGGCTGGGACAAGGTGGTGGCCATCACCGACAGCATCCAGGCCGCCGGTCTGCCCGACGGTCACTACAAGCTGGGCGTCAACGACGTGGTCGTGGTGGACGGCGACGCCAAGCTGGCCAGCACCGGTGTGCGCGCCGGCAGCACCCTCTCCCAGGATACCGCCCTGCGCAACATCATGGCCTTCACCGGCCATCCCGCCGAGGACGTCATCCCCCTGCTCAGCGAAAACCCCGCCAAAGCGGTGGGCCTTTTCGGCCGCAAGGGCAGCATCGAGACCGGCAAGGACGCCGATCTGGTGGTATACGACAGCGACTGGACCGTCCGCCGCACCATCGTGGGCGGCGCCACGGTCTATCAGGCCTGA
- a CDS encoding class II fructose-bisphosphate aldolase, which produces MLVPMRAILEAADKYRYGQAAFNMNSVGQIEAAIRIHELLRSGAILQGAEASNAYMSGELDFMHGTAEGKAKGAKNIGDTVKKFGADSPIPIALHLDHGKSLESVKACIAGGYTSVMIDGSSLPYEDNVELTREVVKYAHPYGVTVEGELGVLAGVEDHVFSATSTYTNPMQAVDFFKKTGCDALAISYGTCHGANKGKDTKIRREIAIATKECMLHEGINGFLVSHGSSTVPQEYVQQINAMGGQLENAFGIDVNQLVDVARCGINKINVDTDIRLACTRNIMELFRDHPELKESPSIGQVYRDMTANPKNFDPRNYTASIMDAILYGKIADDDVAKVVACMKDGAIESIAPLLVQFGSYRKSHLIEPVTCEQMAERYKKEGI; this is translated from the coding sequence ATGCTGGTACCAATGAGAGCCATTCTGGAAGCAGCCGACAAATACCGTTACGGTCAGGCCGCCTTCAATATGAACAGTGTCGGCCAGATCGAAGCCGCCATCCGCATCCATGAGCTGCTGCGCTCCGGCGCCATCCTGCAGGGCGCCGAGGCATCCAACGCCTACATGAGCGGCGAGCTGGACTTCATGCACGGCACGGCGGAGGGAAAGGCCAAGGGCGCCAAGAACATCGGCGATACCGTCAAGAAGTTCGGCGCCGACAGTCCCATTCCCATCGCCCTGCACCTGGACCACGGCAAATCCCTGGAGAGCGTCAAGGCCTGCATCGCGGGCGGCTACACTTCCGTCATGATCGACGGCAGCAGCCTGCCCTATGAGGACAACGTGGAGCTGACCCGCGAAGTGGTCAAGTACGCCCATCCCTACGGCGTCACCGTGGAGGGCGAACTGGGCGTGCTGGCCGGCGTGGAGGACCATGTCTTCAGCGCCACCTCCACCTACACCAATCCCATGCAGGCGGTGGACTTCTTCAAGAAGACCGGCTGCGATGCCCTGGCCATCAGCTACGGCACCTGCCACGGCGCCAACAAGGGCAAGGACACCAAGATCCGCCGGGAGATCGCCATCGCCACCAAGGAGTGCATGCTCCACGAGGGCATCAACGGCTTCCTGGTCAGCCACGGTTCCTCCACGGTGCCCCAGGAGTACGTCCAGCAGATCAACGCCATGGGCGGTCAGCTGGAGAACGCTTTCGGCATCGACGTGAACCAGCTGGTGGACGTGGCCCGCTGCGGCATCAACAAGATCAACGTGGACACCGACATCCGTCTGGCCTGCACCCGCAACATCATGGAGCTCTTCCGGGATCATCCCGAGCTGAAGGAGAGCCCTTCCATCGGCCAGGTCTACCGGGACATGACCGCCAACCCCAAGAACTTTGACCCCCGCAACTACACCGCTTCCATCATGGACGCCATCCTCTACGGCAAGATCGCCGACGACGATGTGGCCAAGGTGGTGGCCTGCATGAAGGACGGCGCCATCGAGTCCATCGCACCGCTGCTGGTCCAGTTCGGCAGCTACCGCAAGAGTCACCTCATCGAGCCGGTCACCTGCGAGCAGATGGCGGAACGCTACAAGAAAGAGGGCATCTGA
- a CDS encoding triose-phosphate isomerase, translated as MKHIFLNLKRFDVPVEMGGVNRLAPVADWGQAIVEGTQDGLAAYDPSEVEFAAYLPEAHLLSAAAARKPGCPLQLGCQGVYRADTAVGGNFGAFTTNRPASAAKALGCESVLIGHCEERNDKMGILAEAGVTGTEASRAVNRLLNQEIRCAVARGMTVLYCIGEKSEEQDAWQQVLGEQLSLGLEGVDKSKVVIAYEPVWSIGPGKTPADKPYITKIARFVKEQTGGMDVVYGGGLKSDNAAMLASIPEIDGGLIALTRFSGEIGFYPEEYLEIIRLYLGK; from the coding sequence ATGAAACATATCTTCCTCAACCTCAAGCGGTTCGACGTGCCTGTGGAGATGGGCGGCGTCAACCGGCTGGCCCCTGTGGCGGACTGGGGCCAGGCCATCGTGGAGGGCACCCAGGACGGCCTGGCCGCCTATGATCCCTCCGAGGTGGAATTTGCCGCCTACCTGCCCGAGGCACATCTGCTCAGCGCCGCGGCGGCCCGCAAACCGGGCTGCCCTTTGCAGCTGGGCTGCCAGGGCGTCTACCGCGCCGACACCGCCGTGGGCGGCAACTTCGGCGCCTTCACCACCAACCGTCCCGCTTCGGCTGCCAAAGCCCTGGGCTGTGAGAGTGTGCTCATCGGCCACTGCGAGGAGCGCAACGACAAGATGGGCATTCTGGCCGAGGCCGGCGTCACCGGCACCGAGGCTTCCCGGGCCGTCAACCGCCTGCTGAACCAGGAGATCCGCTGCGCCGTGGCCCGGGGCATGACAGTGCTCTACTGCATCGGCGAGAAGAGCGAGGAGCAGGACGCCTGGCAGCAGGTGCTGGGCGAGCAGCTCTCCCTCGGCCTGGAGGGGGTGGACAAGTCCAAGGTGGTCATCGCCTACGAGCCGGTATGGTCCATCGGCCCCGGCAAGACCCCCGCCGACAAGCCCTACATCACCAAGATCGCCCGCTTCGTCAAGGAGCAGACCGGCGGCATGGACGTGGTCTACGGCGGCGGCCTGAAATCCGACAACGCCGCCATGCTGGCCTCCATCCCCGAGATCGACGGCGGCCTGATCGCCCTCACCCGCTTTTCCGGTGAGATCGGCTTCTACCCCGAAGAATACCTGGAGATCATCCGCCTCTATCTGGGCAAGTGA
- a CDS encoding lactate racemase domain-containing protein, with protein sequence MKHFEFEYGAGTMGADLPDSTDVFIPGVTVPDPDYIPEDQLEAAYRESLDHPIGMPTVKELAHKGSKVVFVVPDRVKGGEQPTSHRKLSIKYILQDLYSVGVEKQDILFIISNGLHPRSTDKDALAIFGPELYNEFWPTGQIISHDSEDPDNMVDLGCTRRGDPVSMNRMVYEADLPILIGHVNGNPYGGYSGGYKHSATGITNWRCIASHHVPSVMHRDDFTPVNNGSLMRTKFNEISMLMEEKMGHPFFCCDAVLDSKSRQIAIFSGYAKEMMPESWKVADKRTYVHWAEKKYDVLVFGMPQKFHYGDGMGTNPIMMMQALSAQVLRFKRVMSDHCVIICSSLCNGFFNDNRWPYLRECYEWFQHDQMNQLPDMNRLGEYFATNEEYIRKYRFANAFHPFHGFSMMSCGHIAEMNTSAIYIVGAEDPGYARGMGLKTRATFEEALADAEKKFVGSNPNILALPLTFKTTSVHLCMKNPSEDCMDEYGHRHDGCGCGCG encoded by the coding sequence ATGAAACATTTTGAGTTTGAGTACGGTGCCGGCACCATGGGTGCCGATCTGCCCGACTCCACCGACGTATTTATCCCCGGCGTCACCGTACCCGACCCCGACTATATCCCCGAGGATCAGCTGGAAGCCGCCTACCGCGAAAGCCTGGATCATCCCATCGGCATGCCCACCGTGAAGGAGCTGGCCCACAAGGGCAGCAAGGTGGTCTTCGTGGTGCCCGACCGCGTCAAGGGTGGCGAGCAGCCCACCAGCCACCGCAAACTGTCCATCAAGTACATCCTGCAGGATCTGTACAGCGTGGGCGTGGAGAAGCAGGACATCCTCTTCATCATCTCCAACGGCCTGCATCCCCGCTCCACCGACAAGGATGCCCTGGCCATCTTCGGACCGGAACTGTACAACGAATTCTGGCCCACCGGCCAGATCATCAGCCATGACTCGGAGGATCCCGACAACATGGTGGATCTGGGCTGCACCCGCCGCGGCGATCCCGTTTCCATGAACCGTATGGTCTACGAGGCGGATCTGCCCATCCTCATCGGCCATGTCAACGGCAACCCCTACGGCGGCTACTCCGGCGGCTACAAGCACAGCGCCACCGGCATCACCAACTGGCGCTGCATCGCCAGCCATCATGTGCCCTCCGTCATGCACCGGGACGACTTCACCCCCGTGAACAACGGCAGCCTGATGCGCACCAAGTTCAACGAGATCTCCATGCTCATGGAGGAAAAGATGGGCCATCCCTTCTTCTGCTGCGACGCCGTGCTGGACTCCAAGAGCCGTCAGATCGCCATCTTCTCCGGCTACGCCAAGGAGATGATGCCCGAGAGCTGGAAAGTCGCCGACAAGCGCACCTACGTCCACTGGGCCGAGAAAAAGTACGACGTGCTGGTCTTCGGCATGCCCCAGAAGTTCCACTACGGCGACGGCATGGGCACCAACCCCATCATGATGATGCAGGCGCTGTCCGCCCAGGTGCTGCGCTTCAAGCGGGTCATGAGCGATCATTGCGTGATCATCTGCTCCTCCCTGTGCAACGGCTTCTTCAACGACAACCGCTGGCCCTACCTGCGGGAGTGCTACGAGTGGTTCCAGCATGACCAGATGAACCAGCTGCCCGACATGAACCGTCTGGGCGAGTACTTCGCCACCAACGAGGAGTACATCCGCAAATACCGCTTTGCCAACGCCTTCCATCCCTTCCACGGCTTCTCCATGATGAGCTGCGGCCACATTGCCGAGATGAACACCAGCGCCATCTACATCGTAGGCGCCGAGGATCCCGGCTACGCCCGCGGCATGGGCCTCAAGACCCGCGCCACCTTTGAGGAGGCCCTGGCCGACGCCGAGAAGAAGTTTGTGGGCTCCAACCCCAACATTCTGGCCCTGCCGCTGACCTTCAAGACCACCAGCGTCCATCTGTGCATGAAGAACCCCAGCGAGGACTGCATGGACGAGTACGGCCATCGCCACGACGGCTGCGGCTGCGGTTGCGGCTGA
- a CDS encoding diphosphate--fructose-6-phosphate 1-phosphotransferase, producing the protein MAGNLLIVHGGGPTAVINASLYGAIRQAQDSPLVDRVYAAIGGTGGLLKEQLRDVTDLPDEALRGLLSSPASAIGTSRDALEAPEYEAMVPILEKYGIRYVLMNGGNGTMDTCGKLYARCAGRDIRVIGIPKTMDNDLAITDHSPGFGSAARYMAGSVAEVCCDVEGLPIHVVVVEALGRNAGWVTAASALATDSYTHGPDLIYLPERAFREEEFLADVEHLIQTKGHGVVVASEGLHYADGTPIVEPVFTVGRATYFGDVSAHLANLIIRKLGYKARAEKPGILGRASIAWQSDTDRAEAELCGRAAVDAATAGESGKMVALRRVPGPQYRCETFLVDIQQVMMTERKMPDAFINARGNGITEAFKDWCRPLLGAPLPQLMDLRPDQG; encoded by the coding sequence ATGGCCGGTAATCTCCTCATCGTTCACGGCGGCGGCCCCACCGCCGTCATCAATGCCTCGCTGTACGGGGCCATCCGTCAGGCCCAGGACAGTCCCCTGGTGGACCGGGTCTACGCTGCCATCGGCGGCACCGGCGGCCTGCTGAAAGAACAGCTGCGGGACGTCACCGACCTGCCCGACGAGGCACTGCGGGGCCTGCTTTCCAGCCCCGCCTCCGCCATCGGCACCAGCCGGGATGCCCTGGAAGCGCCCGAGTATGAGGCCATGGTGCCCATTCTGGAGAAATACGGCATCCGCTACGTTCTGATGAACGGCGGCAACGGCACCATGGATACCTGCGGCAAGCTGTACGCCCGGTGCGCCGGGCGGGACATCCGGGTCATCGGCATCCCCAAAACCATGGACAACGACCTGGCCATCACCGACCACTCCCCGGGCTTCGGCAGCGCGGCACGGTATATGGCGGGCAGCGTGGCCGAGGTCTGCTGCGACGTGGAGGGCCTGCCCATCCACGTGGTGGTGGTGGAAGCCCTGGGCCGCAACGCCGGCTGGGTGACCGCCGCTTCCGCTCTGGCCACCGACAGCTATACCCACGGCCCCGACCTGATCTACCTGCCGGAGCGCGCCTTCCGCGAGGAGGAGTTCCTCGCCGACGTGGAGCACCTCATCCAAACGAAAGGCCACGGCGTGGTGGTGGCCAGCGAAGGCCTGCACTATGCCGACGGCACCCCCATCGTGGAGCCGGTCTTCACGGTGGGCCGGGCCACCTATTTCGGCGACGTGTCCGCCCACCTGGCCAACCTGATCATCCGCAAACTGGGCTATAAGGCCCGGGCGGAAAAGCCGGGCATCCTGGGCCGGGCGTCCATCGCCTGGCAGAGCGACACCGACCGCGCCGAAGCCGAACTCTGCGGCCGGGCGGCCGTGGACGCCGCCACCGCCGGGGAAAGCGGCAAGATGGTGGCCCTGCGCCGGGTGCCCGGTCCCCAGTACCGCTGCGAAACCTTCCTGGTGGACATTCAGCAGGTCATGATGACCGAGCGCAAAATGCCCGATGCCTTCATCAATGCCCGCGGCAACGGCATCACCGAAGCGTTCAAGGACTGGTGCCGCCCCCTGCTGGGCGCGCCGCTGCCCCAACTGATGGACCTGCGTCCCGATCAGGGCTGA
- a CDS encoding GntR family transcriptional regulator: MMVQDAQDRSVQGAVYRTLKEGIMTLRLAPGTVMSTKEMAERLHVSRTPVREAFIRLQSEELVDIIPQRETVVSRINLLRVEQERFVRESLELPVIDLFLQNCRPEHFAQLRESIEEQKRCYTEKRYADFVGADNRMHQLFFDVAGQHLAWELIMNSNGHYNRIRVLTVQVEDTIVSTIRQHCQMVDLMEQGQTEAVRREMNRHVKRINVEKANLVQRYPDYFKNDNEPQGIRIGSL, from the coding sequence ATGATGGTTCAGGACGCCCAGGATCGTTCCGTGCAGGGCGCGGTGTACCGCACCCTGAAAGAGGGCATCATGACCCTGCGGCTGGCCCCCGGCACCGTAATGAGCACCAAGGAGATGGCAGAACGGCTCCATGTAAGCCGTACGCCGGTGCGGGAGGCCTTTATCCGGCTGCAGAGCGAAGAACTTGTGGACATCATCCCCCAGCGGGAGACTGTCGTTTCCCGCATCAACCTGCTGCGGGTAGAGCAGGAGCGGTTTGTGCGGGAAAGTCTGGAGCTTCCGGTGATTGACCTGTTCCTGCAGAATTGCCGGCCGGAACATTTTGCACAGCTGCGGGAAAGCATCGAGGAGCAGAAGCGCTGCTACACCGAGAAACGGTACGCCGACTTTGTGGGCGCCGACAACCGGATGCACCAGCTCTTCTTTGATGTGGCCGGGCAGCATCTGGCCTGGGAGCTGATCATGAACTCCAACGGCCACTACAACCGTATCCGCGTGCTGACCGTCCAGGTGGAGGATACCATCGTAAGCACCATCCGCCAGCACTGCCAGATGGTGGATCTGATGGAACAGGGGCAGACCGAAGCGGTCCGCCGGGAGATGAACCGCCATGTGAAACGCATCAATGTGGAAAAGGCCAACCTGGTGCAGCGCTACCCCGATTATTTCAAGAATGACAATGAACCCCAGGGAATCCGTATCGGATCTCTGTAA
- a CDS encoding TRAP transporter substrate-binding protein: MKHTNIVKRGLTGFTACVMTAGLLSGCSSQSNGGKLVKVAICVSSQTPAAIAMEEVFKPMVEEQTDGRYSIQLYDSGVLGAEKVTYDYTRSGIVEMCVVGTSMWSETPVMTIPDFPFVFRDVEHARRCYQGELGDYITEEVEKEQPVQLLGWFPNGAREFTSNKELNSLDDFQGQKLRMPNNPIHVRLAESLGANVVIMDMGEVFTSLEQGVVDGQDNPLSTVKSEGWYEVQDYVYNTDHIITSLELFAGDELWNSMDEADQKVFEEAARAASDAAWDMYIDEMESDKQFMIDQGLTVTDLSEEDRAAMIEKIQPVYDYLDSEYDWAKDVREMIANIE, translated from the coding sequence ATGAAGCATACAAACATCGTCAAACGGGGATTGACTGGCTTCACGGCGTGCGTGATGACGGCGGGGCTGCTGAGCGGTTGTTCCTCTCAGAGCAATGGCGGCAAGCTCGTCAAGGTTGCCATCTGCGTATCCAGCCAGACACCCGCGGCCATCGCAATGGAGGAAGTGTTCAAGCCCATGGTGGAAGAACAGACCGACGGGCGGTACTCCATTCAGCTCTATGACTCCGGCGTACTGGGGGCCGAGAAGGTCACCTACGACTACACCCGCAGCGGCATTGTGGAGATGTGTGTGGTTGGCACCTCCATGTGGTCGGAGACACCGGTCATGACCATTCCCGACTTTCCCTTCGTGTTCCGGGATGTGGAGCATGCACGGCGCTGCTATCAGGGCGAGCTGGGCGACTACATCACGGAGGAAGTGGAGAAGGAACAGCCGGTACAGCTGCTGGGCTGGTTCCCCAACGGCGCGCGGGAATTCACCTCCAACAAGGAGCTGAACAGCCTGGACGACTTCCAGGGCCAGAAGCTGCGCATGCCCAACAACCCCATCCATGTGCGGCTGGCCGAGAGTCTGGGCGCCAACGTGGTCATTATGGACATGGGCGAGGTCTTCACCTCCCTGGAGCAGGGCGTTGTGGACGGCCAGGACAATCCCCTGTCCACCGTCAAGAGCGAAGGTTGGTACGAAGTACAGGATTATGTGTACAACACCGACCACATCATCACCTCGCTGGAGCTGTTCGCCGGGGACGAGCTGTGGAACAGCATGGATGAGGCCGACCAGAAGGTATTCGAGGAAGCGGCCCGGGCCGCTTCGGATGCCGCCTGGGACATGTACATCGATGAGATGGAATCCGACAAGCAGTTCATGATCGATCAGGGTCTTACCGTCACCGATCTGAGCGAGGAGGACCGTGCGGCGATGATTGAAAAAATCCAGCCTGTGTACGATTATCTGGATTCCGAGTACGACTGGGCCAAAGACGTCCGCGAGATGATCGCCAACATCGAATGA